In the Nymphalis io chromosome 2, ilAglIoxx1.1, whole genome shotgun sequence genome, one interval contains:
- the LOC126778182 gene encoding dual specificity protein phosphatase MPK-4-like, with the protein MAKQIADVQIHASENDNVDDDNLDVSVDLIDDGLYLGNLACARDYKTLEHLKVSHILTVDLVPLPRSILERSQLTFKFMKLADVPKEDLISHLPESNDFIKEAITNGGTVLVHCYFGVSRSAAVVIAYVMEKYSLCYEDAFLLVKTKRRFIGPNVGFVAQLKLFGHMGYRINKDDPRFKQFRLKMAGQKLKQVKILPQLFADLVKTDPGLIRERPDPIVYRCKKCRRIVANQSNIIPHLPKHIKVELAKKNIRPPPSKQTALNCVENGQLLIEKLKSLACQIMDSEIEVDDSSDETTPGKSDNSFLDSDEGPSQVLDGYNENNMVDANIAARADGPEICRLMWFVEPMTWMKDVQNSPQGKLHCPKCANKIGSFSWVMGCKCPCGQKVAPAFYLVPSKVEWSNIVQNVQITV; encoded by the exons ATGGCAAAACAAATAGCGGATGTACAAATTCATGCTTCGGAAAACGATAATGTTGACGACGATAACTTAGACGTTAGTGTGGATCTCATTGATGATGGACTTTATTTAG gTAATCTTGCGTGTGCTAGAGATTATAAAACATTAGAGCATCTAAAAGTGTCACACATCCTCACTGTAGACCTAGTACCGCTACCGAGATCTATACTGGAGAGGAGCCAACTCAcctttaaatttatgaaat TAGCTGATGTCCCCAAGGAGGATCTCATCAGTCACCTACCAGAGAGCAATGATTTTATCAAGGAAGCAATTACAAATGGGGGAACGGTGCTCGTTCATTg ttaCTTTGGTGTTTCCCGCTCTGCAGCTGTAGTTATAGCATATGTGATGGAGAAGTATAGTCTTTGCTATGAAGATGCGTTCCTGCTTGTAAAGACCAAGAGAAGGTTCATTGGCCCTAATGTTGGCTTTGTTGCCCAACTCAAACTGTTTGGACACATGGGCTATCGAATAAACAAGGATGACCCAAGGTTCAAACAATTTAGATTGAAAATGGCAGGACAGAAGTTAAAGCaag TGAAAATATTACCCCAACTGTTTGCCGATTTAGTTAAAACAGACCCTGGGTTGATCCGCGAACGACCTGACCCAATAGTGTACCGTTGCAAGAAGTGTCGCAGGATAGTGGCAAACCAGAGCAACATCATACCTCATCTACCGAAGCATATAAAGGTGGAACTGGCCAAGAAAAACATTCGTCCACCACCGAGTAAGCAGACCGCTCTGAATTGTGTTGAAAATGGTCAGCTGTTGATAGAGAAATTGAAAAGCCTCGCTTGTCAGATAATGGACAGTGAGATTGAGGTTGATGATTCCAGTGATGAAACTACCCCGGGTAAGAGTGATAACAGCTTCCTGGATAGCGATGAAGGACCTAGTCAG GTTCTTGATGgttacaatgaaaataatatggTCGATGCAAACATAGCGGCTCGTGCGGACGGCCCTGAGATCTGCCGCCTCATGTGGTTCGTGGAGCCGATGACCTGGATGAAGGACGTGCAGAACTCTCCACAGGGGAAGCTGCATTGCCCAAAATGTGCCAACAAGATCGGTAGCTTCAGCTGGGTCATGG GTTGCAAGTGTCCCTGCGGTCAGAAAGTAGCTCCTGCATTTTACTTGGTGCCTTCGAAGGTGGAGTGGTCGAATATCGTGCAAAATGTGCAAATAACTGTTTAA